A single genomic interval of Methylocystis sp. IM3 harbors:
- a CDS encoding lysine--tRNA ligase has translation MSAPLVLSPDLLDAARVSPAWPFEEAKKLVKRIEATGQTSVLFETGYGPSGLPHIGTFGEVARTSMVRRAFEVLTEGKIATKLIAFSDDMDGLRKVPDNIPNKALVAAHLGKPLTQVPDPFGTHDSFGAHNNARLRAFLDAFGFEYDFASSTDYYKGGRFDAALKHMLARYDAVMKIMLPSFREERAATYSPFLPIHPRTGIVMQVPLTGMDAEAGTIDWADPETGEKFTTPVTGGHCKLQWKPDWAMRWYALGVDYEMAGKDLIDSVKLSGAIVRALGGKPPEGFNYELFLDEKGQKISKSKGNGLTIEEWLTYASPESLAQFMYQKPTAAKRLSFDVIPRAVDDYLNFLDAYPRQDWRQRLGNPVWHIHAGDPPPPETLEHAGEAKGTSVSFSMLLNLAAVANAEDPSVLWGFLKRYAPSASPENHPHLDRLVGYAVAYFRDFVKPAKSYRAADEVEREVLEKIDATLAALPRGATAEEIQAGLYDVARAVPRYQDFAAKGATPERPGVSNDFFNMLYEVLLGEKKGPRFGSFIALYGVAETRKLIADALAGAFLGAPA, from the coding sequence ATGTCCGCTCCCCTCGTTTTGTCGCCCGACCTTCTCGACGCCGCCCGCGTCTCTCCCGCCTGGCCCTTCGAAGAGGCGAAGAAGCTCGTCAAGAGAATCGAGGCGACGGGCCAGACATCCGTGCTGTTCGAAACCGGATATGGCCCATCGGGCCTGCCCCATATCGGCACTTTCGGCGAGGTCGCCCGCACCAGCATGGTGCGCCGCGCCTTCGAGGTCCTGACGGAAGGCAAGATCGCCACGAAGCTCATCGCCTTCTCGGACGATATGGACGGGCTGCGCAAGGTTCCCGACAACATTCCCAACAAGGCGCTCGTCGCCGCCCATCTCGGCAAGCCGCTCACGCAGGTGCCGGACCCCTTCGGCACGCATGACAGTTTCGGCGCGCACAACAATGCGCGGCTGCGCGCCTTTCTCGACGCCTTCGGATTCGAATACGACTTCGCCTCCTCGACCGACTATTACAAGGGCGGCCGCTTCGACGCCGCGCTCAAGCACATGCTCGCCCGCTACGACGCGGTGATGAAGATCATGCTGCCGAGCTTTCGCGAGGAGCGCGCGGCGACCTATTCGCCCTTCCTGCCCATTCACCCGCGCACGGGAATCGTGATGCAGGTGCCGCTCACCGGCATGGACGCGGAGGCCGGCACGATCGACTGGGCCGATCCAGAAACGGGCGAAAAATTCACGACGCCCGTCACCGGCGGCCATTGCAAGCTGCAATGGAAGCCCGACTGGGCGATGCGCTGGTATGCGCTCGGCGTCGATTACGAAATGGCCGGCAAGGACCTCATCGACTCGGTCAAGCTCTCGGGCGCGATCGTGCGCGCGCTCGGCGGCAAGCCGCCGGAAGGGTTCAATTACGAACTCTTTCTCGACGAGAAGGGGCAGAAGATTTCGAAGTCGAAGGGCAATGGCCTGACGATCGAGGAATGGCTGACCTACGCCAGTCCCGAGAGCCTCGCCCAGTTCATGTATCAAAAGCCCACGGCCGCGAAGCGTCTCTCCTTCGACGTGATCCCGCGGGCGGTCGACGACTATCTGAATTTCCTCGACGCCTATCCGCGCCAGGACTGGCGCCAGCGCCTCGGCAATCCCGTCTGGCACATCCACGCTGGCGATCCGCCGCCACCCGAGACGCTGGAACATGCAGGCGAAGCCAAGGGGACGAGCGTCTCCTTCTCCATGCTGCTCAATCTCGCCGCGGTCGCCAACGCCGAGGACCCGTCCGTGCTGTGGGGCTTCCTCAAGCGTTATGCCCCCTCCGCATCCCCCGAGAATCATCCGCATCTCGACCGGCTCGTGGGCTATGCGGTCGCCTACTTCCGCGACTTCGTGAAGCCGGCGAAGTCCTATCGCGCCGCCGACGAGGTGGAGCGCGAGGTGCTCGAAAAGATCGACGCGACGCTCGCCGCTCTCCCCCGAGGCGCCACGGCCGAGGAGATACAGGCGGGGCTTTACGACGTCGCCCGCGCCGTTCCCCGCTATCAGGACTTCGCGGCCAAGGGCGCGACGCCCGAGCGTCCGGGCGTCTCCAACGACTTCTTCAACATGCTCTATGAGGTGCTGCTCGGCGAGAAGAAGGGTCCGCGCTTCGGCTCCTTCATCGCGCTCTATGGCGTCGCCGAGACGCGCAAGCTGATCGCCGACGCGCTCGCGGGCGCCTTTCTGGGCGCTCCGGCCTGA
- a CDS encoding RBBP9/YdeN family alpha/beta hydrolase — protein MRAAEANILIIPGYLDSGPDHWQSRWEKKLSTARRVVQRDFAHPDRAEWVEAIRRDILASEQPAVLVAHSLGVVAALHAAQQLRSKIAGAFLVAPPSEEVIREMPAVDAGFLPLPRARLPFPSVMVGSSNDPYAEASFARKLAADVGARFIDAGPAGHINEASGHGPWPEGSLAFAHFMAGL, from the coding sequence ATGCGCGCCGCCGAGGCCAATATTCTCATCATTCCGGGCTATCTCGATTCCGGCCCGGATCACTGGCAGAGCCGCTGGGAGAAGAAGCTCTCGACGGCGCGCCGCGTGGTCCAGCGCGACTTCGCGCATCCTGACCGCGCCGAATGGGTCGAGGCCATCCGCCGCGACATTCTCGCCTCGGAGCAGCCCGCCGTGCTCGTCGCGCACTCGCTGGGCGTGGTCGCCGCGCTTCATGCTGCGCAGCAATTGCGCAGCAAGATCGCGGGCGCCTTTCTCGTGGCGCCGCCCTCGGAGGAGGTGATCCGCGAGATGCCGGCGGTGGATGCGGGCTTTCTTCCCCTGCCGCGCGCGCGGCTCCCTTTCCCGTCCGTGATGGTGGGCAGCAGCAACGACCCTTACGCCGAGGCGTCCTTCGCGCGAAAGCTCGCCGCGGACGTCGGCGCGCGCTTCATCGACGCCGGCCCGGCCGGGCATATCAATGAGGCGAGCGGCCACGGCCCCTGGCCGGAAGGCTCGCTCGCCTTCGCTCATTTCATGGCCGGTCTCTGA
- the fabD gene encoding ACP S-malonyltransferase, with the protein MAKAFIFPGQGSQAVGMGKALAEAFAPARVVFEEVDAALSQPLSKLMFEGPEAELTLTANAQPALMAVSLAAIRVLEAECGLDLSKDAAFVAGHSLGEYSALAAAGALSISETAKLLRIRGDAMQKAVPVGEGAMAALLGAELDQAREIAGEAAAALSSVCQVANDNGGGQVVISGARAPVEKAMEIAKEKGVKRAVLLPVSAPFHCALMQPAADAMTQALAGATISPPCVPVVANVTAAPVSDPETIRRLLVEQVTGAVRWRECVAYIADQGVTKFVECGSGKVLAGLLKRIAPGATAISVGGPADLDAYRAF; encoded by the coding sequence ATGGCGAAGGCGTTCATTTTCCCCGGACAGGGCTCGCAGGCGGTGGGCATGGGCAAGGCGCTGGCCGAGGCCTTCGCCCCGGCGCGCGTGGTCTTTGAGGAGGTCGATGCGGCGCTGTCGCAGCCGCTTTCGAAACTGATGTTCGAGGGGCCGGAGGCCGAGCTCACCCTGACCGCCAATGCGCAGCCGGCGCTGATGGCGGTCTCGCTCGCCGCGATCCGCGTGCTCGAAGCCGAATGCGGGCTCGACCTGTCGAAAGACGCCGCCTTCGTCGCCGGCCACTCGCTGGGCGAATATTCGGCGCTCGCCGCCGCCGGCGCGCTCTCCATCTCCGAGACGGCGAAGCTGCTGCGCATTCGCGGCGACGCCATGCAAAAGGCCGTGCCGGTCGGCGAGGGCGCCATGGCGGCGCTGCTCGGCGCCGAGCTCGATCAGGCTCGCGAGATCGCCGGAGAGGCGGCCGCGGCGCTCTCCTCGGTCTGCCAGGTCGCCAATGACAATGGCGGCGGGCAGGTGGTGATTTCAGGGGCCAGAGCCCCCGTCGAAAAGGCCATGGAGATCGCAAAGGAAAAGGGCGTCAAGCGCGCCGTGCTGCTCCCCGTCTCCGCGCCCTTCCATTGCGCGCTGATGCAGCCCGCCGCCGACGCCATGACGCAGGCGCTTGCCGGGGCCACGATCTCGCCGCCCTGCGTGCCGGTCGTCGCCAATGTCACGGCGGCGCCGGTCTCGGACCCCGAGACGATCCGCAGGCTCCTCGTCGAACAGGTCACGGGCGCGGTGCGCTGGCGCGAATGCGTCGCCTATATCGCCGATCAGGGCGTGACGAAATTCGTCGAATGCGGCTCGGGCAAGGTGCTCGCGGGGCTTCTCAAGCGCATCGCGCCGGGCGCGACGGCGATCTCGGTTGGCGGTCCCGCCGATCTCGACGCCTATCGCGCCTTCTGA
- a CDS encoding nucleoside deaminase, translating into MESKPCDCGCGRVWDRREMLAGFACVGVGSAVAAAAPAHAEAILQPVRTQDDAFMRLALDEAANGDLPFGAVIVLGGKVVARGRNIGDKTNDPTAHGEMTAIRRFIADRPAADLQGATLYTTGEPCPMCMGAILWCGFARLVYAASIAELETRIGQIMLTSRAIAGAAPFAHIEITGGVLAKEALALFR; encoded by the coding sequence ATGGAATCGAAACCCTGCGACTGCGGCTGCGGCCGCGTCTGGGACAGGCGCGAGATGCTCGCCGGCTTCGCCTGCGTCGGCGTCGGAAGCGCGGTGGCGGCGGCGGCGCCCGCACACGCCGAGGCGATCCTCCAGCCGGTCCGGACGCAGGACGACGCCTTCATGCGCCTTGCGCTCGACGAGGCGGCGAACGGCGATCTGCCCTTCGGCGCGGTGATCGTGCTTGGCGGAAAGGTCGTCGCCCGGGGCCGCAACATCGGCGACAAGACAAACGACCCCACCGCCCATGGCGAGATGACGGCCATCCGCCGTTTCATCGCCGATCGCCCGGCCGCCGATCTTCAGGGCGCGACGCTCTACACGACCGGCGAGCCCTGCCCGATGTGCATGGGCGCGATTCTCTGGTGCGGCTTCGCCCGGCTGGTTTACGCCGCCTCCATCGCGGAGCTGGAGACGCGCATCGGCCAGATCATGCTGACGAGCCGGGCGATCGCGGGCGCGGCGCCCTTCGCCCATATCGAAATCACGGGCGGCGTTCTCGCCAAAGAGGCGCTGGCGCTCTTTCGCTGA
- a CDS encoding SOUL family heme-binding protein, producing the protein MRRLSMVLVGLLATAPASADSDVEHARYSVVASAGDFEIRDYAPQIVAETTVAGERDAAIKEGFRRLAGYIFGDNAGAGKIAMTAPVEQQPQGQKIAMTAPVAQARAGDAWVVRFTMPAELTMASLPKPNNAAVRLAQAPGKRIAALRFSGLAGDDDLAANEAKLVEELNIRGLGAKGPAVYAFYDPPWTLPWNRRNEILVEVDHK; encoded by the coding sequence ATGCGGCGCTTGTCCATGGTTCTCGTCGGGCTTCTCGCGACCGCCCCCGCAAGCGCGGATTCCGACGTGGAACATGCGCGTTACTCCGTGGTCGCCTCCGCCGGCGATTTCGAGATACGCGACTACGCGCCGCAGATCGTCGCGGAGACGACGGTCGCCGGCGAGCGCGACGCGGCCATCAAGGAAGGCTTCCGTCGCCTCGCCGGCTATATTTTCGGCGACAATGCCGGGGCCGGAAAAATCGCGATGACGGCGCCCGTGGAGCAGCAGCCCCAGGGCCAGAAGATCGCGATGACGGCCCCCGTCGCCCAGGCGCGCGCGGGCGACGCCTGGGTCGTGCGCTTCACCATGCCGGCCGAGCTGACGATGGCGAGCCTGCCGAAGCCCAACAACGCCGCCGTCAGGCTCGCGCAGGCGCCCGGCAAGCGCATCGCCGCCCTCCGTTTTTCAGGTCTCGCGGGGGACGACGATCTGGCCGCAAACGAGGCGAAGCTTGTCGAGGAGTTGAACATTCGCGGTCTCGGCGCGAAAGGGCCCGCCGTTTACGCCTTCTACGATCCGCCCTGGACCCTTCCCTGGAACCGGCGCAACGAGATCCTGGTCGAGGTCGACCACAAGTGA
- the acs gene encoding acetate--CoA ligase, protein MSEKIHPVPDAWKKSARIDEVAYRALYERSLSDPEGFWAEQAQRIDWITPFTKVKHTSFDLHNVAIRWFEDGTTNVAMNCIDRHLPHRAHQTAIIWEGDDPALSRHITYCELHEEVCRFANVLRKHGVKKGDRVTIYLPMIPEAAFAMLACARIGAVHSVVFGGFSPEALAGRIADAESEVVVTADEGMRGGRRVPLKSNVDAALEKVEGVKSVIVVSRTGAEVEMVEGRDFRYEQEAATVHADCPYAEMGAEDPLFILYTSGSTGKPKGVVHTTGGYLVHVALTHEAVFDYREGEVYWCTADVGWVTGHSYILYGPLANGATTLMFEGVPNHPGVSRFWEIVDKHRVSIFYTAPTAIRALMAHGEEPVKKTSRQSLRLLGSVGEPINPEAWEWYHRVVGEGRCPIVDTWWQTETGGILIAPLPGATDLKPGSATRPLFGVFPEIVDASGKVLDGACEGNLVIADSWPGQARTIHGDHERFAQTYFSAYPGKYFTGDGARRDRDGYYWITGRVDDVINVSGHRLGTAEIESALVAHERVSEAAVVGYPHDLKGQGIYAYVTLMEGAHPTEHLRKELVKWVRAEIGPIAAPDVIQFASGLPKTRSGKIMRRILRKIAEGEFGALGDTSTLADPGVVEELVRNKPQG, encoded by the coding sequence ATGTCCGAAAAAATCCATCCCGTTCCCGACGCCTGGAAGAAGAGCGCGCGCATCGACGAGGTCGCCTATCGCGCGCTCTATGAGCGCTCGCTTTCCGACCCCGAAGGGTTCTGGGCGGAGCAGGCGCAGCGCATCGACTGGATCACGCCCTTCACGAAGGTGAAGCATACGAGCTTCGATCTCCATAATGTCGCGATCCGCTGGTTCGAGGACGGCACGACAAATGTCGCCATGAACTGCATCGACCGGCATTTGCCCCACCGCGCCCATCAGACGGCGATCATCTGGGAAGGCGACGATCCCGCGCTGTCGCGCCACATCACTTATTGCGAATTGCACGAAGAGGTCTGCCGCTTCGCCAATGTGCTCAGGAAGCACGGGGTCAAGAAGGGCGACCGCGTCACCATCTATCTGCCGATGATTCCGGAAGCGGCCTTCGCCATGCTCGCCTGCGCGCGCATCGGCGCCGTGCATTCCGTGGTCTTCGGCGGCTTCTCGCCCGAGGCGCTCGCCGGGCGCATCGCCGACGCCGAGTCGGAAGTCGTCGTCACCGCGGACGAGGGGATGCGCGGCGGGCGGCGGGTCCCGCTCAAGAGCAATGTCGACGCGGCGCTGGAAAAGGTCGAGGGCGTCAAATCGGTGATCGTCGTCAGCCGCACCGGCGCGGAGGTCGAGATGGTCGAGGGCCGCGATTTCCGCTACGAGCAGGAGGCGGCGACGGTTCACGCCGATTGCCCCTATGCCGAGATGGGTGCGGAAGACCCGCTGTTCATTCTCTACACCTCGGGCTCCACCGGAAAGCCCAAGGGCGTGGTGCATACGACGGGCGGCTATCTCGTCCATGTCGCGCTCACCCATGAGGCGGTCTTCGACTATCGCGAGGGCGAGGTCTATTGGTGCACGGCCGACGTCGGCTGGGTGACCGGCCACAGCTACATTCTCTATGGTCCGCTCGCCAATGGCGCGACCACGCTGATGTTCGAGGGCGTGCCCAATCATCCCGGCGTCTCCCGCTTCTGGGAGATCGTCGACAAGCACAGGGTCTCGATCTTCTACACCGCGCCCACGGCGATCCGCGCGCTGATGGCGCATGGCGAGGAGCCGGTGAAGAAGACGAGCCGGCAATCGCTGCGGCTGCTCGGTTCGGTCGGCGAGCCGATCAATCCCGAAGCCTGGGAATGGTATCACCGGGTCGTGGGCGAGGGGCGCTGCCCGATCGTCGACACCTGGTGGCAGACGGAGACGGGCGGCATTCTCATCGCCCCGCTGCCCGGCGCGACGGATCTGAAGCCCGGCTCGGCGACGCGGCCGCTCTTTGGCGTCTTTCCGGAGATCGTCGACGCTTCCGGCAAGGTTCTCGACGGCGCCTGCGAGGGCAATCTCGTCATCGCCGATTCCTGGCCCGGACAGGCGCGCACGATTCACGGCGATCACGAACGCTTTGCGCAGACTTATTTCTCCGCCTATCCCGGCAAATATTTCACCGGCGACGGCGCGCGGCGCGACCGTGACGGCTATTACTGGATCACGGGCCGCGTCGACGATGTGATCAACGTCTCGGGCCACCGTCTCGGAACGGCCGAGATCGAAAGCGCCCTCGTCGCCCATGAGAGGGTCTCGGAAGCCGCGGTCGTCGGCTATCCGCATGATCTCAAGGGTCAGGGCATCTACGCCTATGTGACGCTGATGGAGGGCGCGCACCCGACCGAGCATCTGCGCAAGGAACTCGTCAAATGGGTGCGCGCCGAAATCGGCCCGATTGCGGCGCCCGACGTGATCCAGTTCGCCTCGGGCCTGCCCAAGACGCGCTCCGGCAAGATCATGCGGCGCATCCTGCGCAAGATCGCGGAAGGGGAGTTCGGGGCGCTGGGCGACACCTCGACGCTGGCCGATCCGGGTGTGGTGGAGGAACTGGTCAGAAACAAGCCGCAAGGCTAG
- a CDS encoding Crp/Fnr family transcriptional regulator, with the protein MIPQNLLIEAIGYMAAAANVFVFVSNTMIPLRIAAIAANALFAAYFYLKGYLPLFALNACMAPINVFRLRQMRRLISDVRQATKAASEGEFDYEWLRPYMKQVKLSEGFTLYHLGDLSEDAFILVRGEIFLLEPGVTLQAGAFFGEMGLFTEENRRTATAVAATDVDLLCVRYDELLELSAQNPQFGFYLMKLMMRRMQHNVEIARSGAMQATQASRPSPVADGAPNA; encoded by the coding sequence ATGATTCCCCAGAACTTGCTCATCGAGGCGATCGGCTATATGGCCGCGGCGGCGAATGTCTTCGTCTTCGTCTCGAATACGATGATCCCGCTGCGCATCGCGGCCATCGCCGCGAACGCGCTCTTCGCCGCTTACTTCTATCTCAAGGGCTATCTGCCGCTTTTCGCGCTCAACGCCTGCATGGCGCCGATCAACGTGTTCCGCCTGCGGCAGATGCGCCGGCTCATTTCCGACGTGCGGCAGGCGACGAAGGCGGCGAGCGAGGGCGAATTCGATTACGAATGGCTTCGCCCCTATATGAAGCAGGTCAAGCTCTCCGAGGGCTTCACCCTTTATCACCTGGGCGATCTGTCCGAGGACGCCTTCATTCTGGTGCGGGGCGAGATTTTTCTGCTGGAGCCCGGCGTGACCCTCCAGGCCGGCGCCTTTTTTGGCGAGATGGGCCTCTTTACGGAAGAAAACCGCCGCACGGCCACGGCCGTCGCCGCAACCGACGTCGATCTGCTCTGTGTGCGCTATGACGAGCTTCTGGAGCTCTCGGCCCAGAATCCGCAATTCGGATTCTATCTGATGAAGCTGATGATGCGGCGAATGCAGCACAATGTGGAGATCGCGCGCTCGGGGGCCATGCAGGCGACGCAGGCGAGCAGGCCGTCGCCTGTCGCCGATGGCGCGCCCAACGCCTGA
- the leuD gene encoding 3-isopropylmalate dehydratase small subunit yields the protein MDKFTTLTGVAAPLPIMNVDTDMIIPKQYLKTIQRTGLGKGLFSEMRYREDGTENPDFVLNQPAYRKASILIAGDNFGCGSSREHAPWALLDFGLRCIVSTSFADIFYNNCFKNGILPIKVTQAELDKLMDDAARGANATLTVDLAAQEIRGPDGGVVKFDIDPFRKHCLLNGLDDIGLTLQKADKIAAFEKVAAQSRPWA from the coding sequence ATGGACAAATTCACAACGCTCACGGGGGTCGCCGCGCCGCTGCCGATCATGAACGTCGACACGGACATGATCATCCCCAAGCAATATCTGAAGACCATCCAGCGCACGGGCCTCGGCAAGGGCCTCTTCTCGGAGATGCGCTACCGTGAGGACGGAACCGAGAATCCCGATTTCGTGCTGAATCAGCCCGCCTATCGCAAAGCGAGCATTCTCATCGCCGGCGACAATTTCGGCTGCGGCTCGTCGCGCGAGCACGCGCCCTGGGCGCTGCTCGATTTCGGCCTGCGCTGCATCGTCTCCACGAGTTTCGCGGATATTTTTTACAACAATTGCTTCAAGAACGGCATTCTGCCGATCAAGGTGACGCAGGCGGAGCTCGACAAGCTCATGGACGACGCCGCCCGGGGCGCCAACGCCACGCTGACGGTCGATCTCGCGGCCCAGGAAATCCGCGGTCCGGACGGCGGCGTCGTCAAATTCGACATCGACCCCTTCCGCAAGCACTGCCTGCTCAATGGTCTCGACGACATCGGCCTGACTCTGCAGAAGGCCGACAAGATCGCGGCTTTCGAAAAGGTCGCCGCGCAGTCTCGCCCCTGGGCGTGA